A portion of the Trachemys scripta elegans isolate TJP31775 chromosome 9, CAS_Tse_1.0, whole genome shotgun sequence genome contains these proteins:
- the BRS3 gene encoding bombesin receptor subtype-3: protein MSLAHWHSANQTSHASINITEQLRSITDNDIVDQGWTEDSFPGLEILCTIYVTYAVIISVGLLGNAILIKVFFKIKSMQTVPNIFITSLAFGDLLLLLTCVPVDATRYIVDTWLFGRIGCKLLSFIQLTSVGVSVFTLTVLSADRYRAIVKPLELQTSNAVLKTCCKAGCVWIVSMILAIPEAVFSDLYSFSNPEKNVSFEACAPYPVSEKILQEAHSLVCFLVFYIIPLVVISVYYFLIAKTLYKSTFNMPAEEHGHARKQIESRKRVAKTVLVLVGLFALCWLPNHILYLYRSFTYHSSVDASAFHLIVTIFSRALAFSNSCVNPFALYWLSKSFRQHFKKQIYCCKARLPTRPPSNTPTRALSATGSTNGSEISVTLLTDYSITKEEESV, encoded by the exons ATGTCTCTGGCACACTGGCATTCAGCTAATCAGACTTCACACGCATCGATCAATATTACAGAACAACTGAGATCTATCACTGACAACGATATTGTAGATCAAGGATGGACTGAAGACTCCTTTCCAGGATTAGAAATACTGTGCACAATTTATGTTACATATGCTGTAATCATTTCAGTGGGTCTCCTTGGAAATGCTATACTCATCAAAGTCTTTTTCAAGATTAAATCAATGCAGACGGTTCCAAACATTTTCATAACCAGCTTGGCTTTTGGAGACCTGCTTCTTTTGTTAACCTGTGTGCCAGTAGATGCAACACGCTATATTGTGGATACCTGGCTCTTTGGAAGAATTGGCTGCAAGCTGTTATCTTTTATCCAGTTAACTTCAGTTGGAGTATCAGTGTTCACTTTAACTGTTCTCAGTGCTGACAG GTACAGAGCTATTGTTAAGCCCTTGGAACTGCAAACATCAAATGCAGTTTTGAAGACCTGCTGTAAAGCTGGCTGTGTTTGGATTGTCTCCATGATATTAGCAATCCCAGAAGCTGTATTTTCGGATTTATATTCATTCAGCAATCCTgaaaaaaatgtgtcttttgAAGCATGTGCCCCTTATCCTGTATCGGAGAAGATTCTGCAAGAAGCTCACTCTCTGGTTTGCTTTTTGGTGTTCTATATTATACCGCTAGTTGTCATTTCTGTCTATTATTTTCTTATTGCCAAAACATTGTACAAAAGTACATTCAACATGCCAGCTGAAGAACATGGCCATGCCCGTAAACAG ATTGAATCCCGCAAGAGAGTGGCAAAAACAGTGCTGGTGCTAGTTGGTTTgtttgccctctgctggctgcctaACCACATTCTCTATTTGTATCGATCTTTCACCTACCACTCTTCCGTAGATGCCTCTGCCTTTCATCTTATAGTCACTATTTTCTCCCGGGCTTTGGCCTTCAGCAATTCCTGTGTCAATCCCTTTGCTCTTTATTGGCTGAGTAAAAGTTTccggcaacattttaaaaagcaaatctaTTGTTGCAAGGCGAGGCTTCCCACACGGCCTCCCAGCAACACACCTACCAGAGCTTTGTCAGccacaggcagcacaaatggCTCAGAAATCAGTGTTACTTTGCTAACAGATTATAGTATCACAAAAGAAGAGGAGAGTGTTTAG